The Paraburkholderia caffeinilytica genome segment TGAAGCGGATCGCGGCAGCCGGCTGATAGCGCGACTCCACCGTATCCAGAAACAGATACAGCCAGCGGCTGAAATGCTGCGGCTCGACGCCCTCGAGCGGTTGATGCGCCTGCTGCACATTGCCGCGGTATTGCTTCGCGCCCAGCACAAGACTGCCCCAGAACGTGCACATCTTGGGCAAATGGTCATCCCAGCGGCCCGCCAGCGTCGCCTCGAACACGGGGCCCAGCAGTGGATCGGCGCGCACACGGTCGTAAAAGCCGTAGACGAGATCGCGAATATTCGCCTCAGTAGGCTCGGCATTGCGCTCGACAACCGGCGCGGCGGGAAAAGACGGATTCATGCAAATTCCAGATAATGCGGTTATTCATTGTGAATCGCCACATGGCGCCACAGACCGTCAGGAATGGCCTCAAACTGT includes the following:
- a CDS encoding group III truncated hemoglobin, translating into MNPSFPAAPVVERNAEPTEANIRDLVYGFYDRVRADPLLGPVFEATLAGRWDDHLPKMCTFWGSLVLGAKQYRGNVQQAHQPLEGVEPQHFSRWLYLFLDTVESRYQPAAAIRFMEPALRIAQSLQLSRFGWDYKIPAEQQALLERVAPRRPRGDDSHDPGDPHAPGASARRPGEPFPTRIIGKAKTD